Proteins from a single region of Undibacterium sp. KW1:
- a CDS encoding DUF3570 domain-containing protein produces MTKIIEKTSVPLIASTESETLPASSDMQTIGAALLTAALLLPGVVKAETPPEHASLSLKYLNYEEKQAGLKRITANSPSLSLITPLGADWSLDATLTSDDVSGASPRYHTAISGASRMNDQRTAGDVAFTRYFPRASLTVGTAYSTEHDYESRALSATGNFSSEDKNTTWTVGLGGSHDRINPTNLIVKNETKKTISIMAGVTQILTAEDIAQLTLSHSRGEGYFSDPYKALDRRPRERNQTTLLARWNHHFLGTGGTGRFSYRYYSDTYDVKAHTLTAEYVQPFSQGWTIAPSLRVYSQSAASFYFDPVYDAQLGAPFPPGYQFASTQPSSADQRLSGFGALTFGFKVSKQLTSDWTVDIKLENYEQHGNWRLFHKGSPGLAALKAQSIQLGISKQW; encoded by the coding sequence ATGACTAAAATTATTGAAAAAACTTCGGTTCCCCTTATTGCCTCTACCGAGTCTGAAACCTTGCCTGCTTCATCTGATATGCAAACCATCGGTGCAGCATTGCTGACTGCCGCCTTGTTACTACCTGGTGTTGTCAAGGCCGAGACGCCGCCTGAGCATGCCAGCCTCAGCCTCAAGTATCTGAACTATGAAGAAAAACAGGCGGGCCTGAAACGTATTACAGCAAACTCGCCTTCGCTTTCACTGATTACTCCCCTGGGTGCAGACTGGTCGCTGGATGCTACTCTGACTTCGGACGACGTATCCGGTGCATCGCCGCGTTACCATACCGCGATCTCTGGTGCATCGCGCATGAATGACCAGCGCACTGCCGGTGATGTGGCGTTTACCCGTTACTTCCCGCGTGCCAGCCTGACAGTCGGTACCGCATATTCAACTGAGCATGATTACGAGTCGCGTGCCTTGTCTGCAACCGGGAATTTTTCTTCAGAAGATAAAAATACCACCTGGACTGTTGGCCTGGGTGGTAGCCATGACCGTATCAATCCTACCAACCTGATCGTTAAAAACGAGACTAAAAAGACGATCAGCATCATGGCAGGTGTCACGCAGATATTGACCGCAGAAGACATCGCCCAATTGACGCTCAGTCATAGCAGAGGGGAGGGATATTTCTCTGACCCTTACAAGGCGCTGGATCGCAGGCCTAGAGAGCGTAATCAGACTACCTTGTTGGCCCGCTGGAATCACCACTTCCTGGGCACGGGTGGCACAGGCCGCTTCAGCTATCGCTACTACAGCGACACTTACGATGTCAAGGCGCATACCCTGACAGCAGAGTATGTACAGCCATTTTCGCAAGGCTGGACAATCGCGCCGTCGCTGCGTGTGTATAGCCAAAGTGCGGCCAGTTTCTATTTTGACCCTGTCTATGATGCACAACTCGGAGCACCTTTTCCGCCAGGCTATCAGTTTGCTTCTACCCAGCCCAGCTCTGCTGACCAGCGCTTGTCGGGTTTTGGCGCATTGACCTTTGGCTTCAAAGTGAGCAAGCAATTGACCAGTGATTGGACTGTAGATATCAAGCTGGAAAACTATGAGCAGCACGGTAACTGGCGACTATTCCACAAGGGCAGCCCCGGTCTTGCAGCGCTGAAGGCGCAAAGCATACAACTGGGTATCAGCAAGCAGTGGTAG
- a CDS encoding DUF4266 domain-containing protein, whose translation MKVIVKKTTTMLLIASAALALSACGTIKPVQPWEKGNLAKTAMTFENDRLESRYGEHIYTSRESASGGAGVGGGGCGCN comes from the coding sequence ATGAAGGTCATCGTAAAGAAAACCACGACGATGTTATTGATAGCCAGCGCTGCATTGGCGTTGTCTGCTTGCGGCACGATCAAACCCGTACAGCCCTGGGAAAAAGGCAATCTGGCGAAAACAGCCATGACCTTTGAAAACGACAGGCTGGAATCCCGTTATGGCGAACACATCTACACCAGCCGCGAATCAGCTTCTGGTGGTGCCGGTGTGGGCGGCGGTGGTTGTGGTTGCAATTAA
- a CDS encoding TlpA disulfide reductase family protein, with protein sequence MNIYKKRFALGIAALLMATSAMALDKGSTAPAFDLKGVEGNINLAKYQGKLVYLDFWASWCGPCRQSFPWMNELQSKYGAQGLQIIGVNLDQKNEDARQFLTTTPARFLVAFDPAGATPRSYGVKGMPSSVLIGPDGKIIFEHAGFKEADRAALEEKIKSSLGAIK encoded by the coding sequence ATGAATATATACAAAAAACGCTTTGCACTGGGCATTGCTGCACTGCTCATGGCAACCTCAGCAATGGCGCTGGATAAAGGTAGCACCGCCCCGGCATTTGATCTCAAGGGTGTGGAAGGCAATATCAATCTGGCCAAGTATCAGGGCAAGTTGGTGTATCTGGATTTCTGGGCTTCATGGTGCGGCCCCTGCCGCCAGTCTTTCCCATGGATGAATGAGCTGCAATCGAAATACGGTGCGCAGGGTTTGCAGATCATCGGCGTCAATCTCGATCAAAAAAATGAAGATGCCCGTCAATTCTTGACGACCACACCGGCCCGCTTTTTGGTGGCGTTTGACCCTGCTGGCGCGACTCCCCGTAGCTATGGCGTGAAAGGCATGCCGAGTAGCGTGCTGATAGGTCCGGATGGAAAAATCATCTTTGAGCATGCAGGCTTCAAGGAAGCAGACAGGGCGGCGCTGGAAGAAAAAATAAAATCCTCGTTGGGAGCAATCAAATGA
- a CDS encoding choice-of-anchor D domain-containing protein, whose protein sequence is MNLHFRFTRTLRQLSVLGTVLFAGMSAAHAADALNGKSLYLNGPTGGGTSCTACHGATPANNVNGILRGANNPTEISNAFAQNKGGMGNLYRNKFTADEIADLAAFIGNPSVVAGPIATVSSASLVFTGTTVGQTSTALSATLSNTGSAALNITSIALTGGSATDFNLAGGSCAGGSSLAPSASCTVLSTFKPTAQGSRTANISISHNATGGVSLVTLSGTGNAAAQAGLTVSASSLNFGTLLVNAASALQTVNISNSGQAALNFSSIALSGANAGIFAVGGTCSTQTAVAAGGQCTITLQATPATAGAFAAALNIASNASNGNAVVSLAGSAAAASPAITATPSVLAFGAQTVAASPLTQQISLSNTGNVALTFTSIKISGASAITLGAGSTCGSSLAVGANCNVPVVFTPTVEGDVSASLAVTSNAAPLQVAITGTATKQAVAKPVLSDTGTVQFSDTQVGTTSAKHTTTLSNTGTAALKITSLVLNGSQLNDFILAGTCSTNGTLSPAASCTIDTSFKPGSAGSKTANVLLVTDGGAQLSLGLAGTGVAIPVKTVTLNINPQSFDFGSATIGSANLVKRFTLTNPGSAAIALTNAAFSGAYAAVVDGSSCPRFPFSLQANTSCELVVSYAPTNAGTNNGSVVISSSDTSTTWNIAFSGTAVNATTPTVTANAPRNEGGGGCSVARDGNDPMLPVLVMLAVAVIIWRRKQTRQARVQD, encoded by the coding sequence ATGAACTTGCATTTTCGTTTTACGCGCACGCTACGGCAGCTCAGTGTGCTGGGGACTGTGTTATTTGCTGGCATGTCAGCAGCTCATGCAGCAGATGCCCTGAATGGCAAAAGCCTGTATCTGAATGGCCCAACAGGCGGCGGCACCAGTTGCACCGCCTGCCATGGCGCTACCCCTGCCAATAACGTCAACGGTATTTTGCGTGGAGCGAATAATCCAACAGAAATCAGCAATGCCTTTGCCCAGAATAAAGGTGGCATGGGGAATTTATACAGGAATAAATTCACCGCAGATGAAATCGCTGACCTTGCTGCATTCATCGGCAACCCCAGCGTCGTAGCCGGGCCGATAGCCACAGTTTCATCTGCCAGCCTGGTGTTTACCGGAACCACGGTAGGCCAGACCAGCACGGCATTGAGTGCCACGCTTAGCAATACCGGGTCTGCCGCATTGAATATCACTTCGATTGCGCTGACAGGTGGATCCGCTACGGACTTTAATCTTGCTGGCGGTAGCTGCGCAGGTGGCAGTTCACTGGCGCCAAGTGCCAGTTGCACTGTGTTATCTACATTCAAACCAACTGCACAAGGCAGTCGTACTGCCAATATCAGTATCAGCCACAATGCGACTGGCGGTGTTAGTCTGGTTACGCTGAGCGGCACCGGAAATGCCGCTGCTCAGGCTGGCCTCACAGTGTCAGCCAGTAGCCTGAACTTTGGTACGCTGCTGGTGAATGCTGCGTCTGCACTGCAGACTGTTAACATCAGCAATAGCGGCCAGGCAGCCCTGAATTTCAGTTCCATTGCCTTGAGTGGCGCCAATGCAGGTATCTTTGCCGTTGGTGGCACCTGCAGTACACAGACTGCAGTTGCCGCAGGTGGCCAATGCACCATCACCTTGCAGGCAACACCAGCCACTGCAGGTGCTTTTGCGGCAGCATTGAATATCGCCAGCAATGCCTCGAACGGCAATGCCGTCGTCAGCCTCGCGGGCAGTGCGGCGGCAGCTTCACCGGCCATTACCGCGACACCCAGCGTGCTGGCCTTTGGTGCCCAGACGGTAGCTGCTTCACCATTGACACAACAGATCAGTTTATCCAATACCGGCAATGTCGCACTGACTTTCACATCAATCAAAATCAGCGGTGCATCAGCAATTACGCTGGGTGCAGGTAGTACTTGTGGCAGCAGCCTCGCAGTTGGTGCGAATTGCAATGTACCCGTGGTATTCACACCGACGGTCGAGGGTGATGTCAGCGCCAGCCTGGCTGTGACATCCAATGCTGCGCCTTTGCAGGTAGCTATTACTGGTACGGCGACCAAACAGGCAGTTGCGAAACCGGTCTTGTCAGATACCGGCACAGTACAGTTCAGCGACACCCAGGTTGGCACCACTTCTGCCAAGCATACGACCACGCTGAGTAATACCGGCACTGCAGCGCTGAAAATCACCAGCCTGGTCTTGAATGGCAGCCAGCTCAATGACTTTATATTGGCCGGTACTTGCAGCACAAACGGCACGCTGAGCCCGGCAGCAAGCTGCACCATCGATACCAGCTTCAAGCCGGGCAGCGCAGGTAGTAAAACCGCAAATGTCTTGCTGGTGACCGATGGTGGTGCGCAACTCAGTCTGGGGCTGGCGGGCACTGGCGTAGCGATCCCTGTCAAGACTGTTACGCTGAATATCAATCCGCAATCTTTTGACTTTGGTTCTGCCACGATAGGCAGTGCCAACCTGGTAAAACGCTTCACGCTGACTAACCCAGGCAGCGCTGCGATTGCGCTGACAAATGCTGCGTTCAGTGGTGCATACGCAGCGGTGGTGGATGGCTCATCCTGCCCACGCTTCCCATTCAGCCTGCAGGCAAATACTTCTTGCGAACTGGTGGTCAGTTATGCCCCAACAAATGCAGGTACTAACAATGGTAGCGTCGTCATCAGCTCTTCAGACACCAGTACGACCTGGAACATCGCCTTTTCAGGCACAGCCGTGAATGCGACCACACCAACTGTGACAGCCAATGCGCCAAGAAATGAAGGTGGCGGTGGTTGCTCGGTTGCCCGCGATGGCAATGACCCCATGCTGCCGGTTCTCGTCATGCTCGCTGTGGCAGTCATCATCTGGCGCAGGAAGCAGACACGTCAGGCCAGGGTACAGGATTAA
- the mrtJ gene encoding JDVT-CTERM system glutamic-type intramembrane protease — protein MATLLRLLLLAPVLEELVVRAGLQQYLIDRFYEPGSHTRLMPVLLSATAFSGLHLASGWAVVSAVFLPGLLLAMLYQATRDWRLCALTHAVFNGMALGVCMQ, from the coding sequence ATGGCAACCCTGTTGCGGCTATTGCTGCTGGCACCGGTTCTGGAAGAGTTGGTCGTGCGTGCTGGTTTGCAGCAATACCTGATAGACCGGTTTTATGAGCCGGGTAGCCATACAAGGTTGATGCCGGTGTTGTTGTCTGCGACGGCGTTCAGCGGCTTGCATCTGGCATCTGGCTGGGCAGTAGTGTCGGCTGTTTTTTTACCAGGCTTGCTGCTGGCGATGCTGTACCAGGCGACACGTGACTGGAGATTATGCGCGCTGACCCATGCCGTATTCAATGGAATGGCTCTTGGTGTTTGCATGCAGTAA
- a CDS encoding RNA polymerase sigma factor, translated as MFENWGWRGKTDKKRPDTPEAQEVELITLIANADRQAFEALYRLYFGRLARFLDKMTRDTHLIEEIVNDTMLVVWQKAPSFNHTSRVSTWVFAIAYRQALKAINSFDEAVESDFEHHAAETRYEPEQQMSAQQLDADLSRALRALPMEQRVVVSLTYYHEMGYKEIAETMECPVNTVKTRMFHARQRLRFMLSDSMEEIL; from the coding sequence ATGTTTGAGAATTGGGGATGGCGAGGTAAAACTGACAAGAAACGTCCAGATACCCCGGAAGCGCAGGAAGTTGAATTGATCACTTTGATAGCAAACGCCGATCGCCAGGCGTTTGAGGCCTTGTATCGTCTGTACTTTGGCAGGCTGGCCAGGTTTCTGGACAAAATGACACGCGATACACATCTAATAGAAGAAATAGTCAACGATACAATGCTGGTCGTCTGGCAAAAAGCGCCCAGCTTTAACCATACTTCCCGCGTATCCACCTGGGTATTTGCGATAGCCTATCGCCAGGCCTTGAAAGCCATCAACAGTTTTGATGAAGCAGTCGAATCCGATTTTGAGCATCATGCAGCAGAGACCAGATACGAGCCAGAACAACAGATGTCAGCCCAGCAGCTTGATGCCGACCTGAGCCGCGCCCTGCGTGCCCTGCCAATGGAGCAACGCGTAGTCGTGAGCCTCACTTATTATCATGAGATGGGATACAAGGAAATCGCTGAAACCATGGAATGCCCGGTCAATACCGTCAAGACCCGGATGTTCCACGCCAGACAGCGTTTGAGATTCATGCTTTCCGACAGCATGGAGGAAATATTATGA
- a CDS encoding zf-HC2 domain-containing protein: protein MNTKTNQVHQSDESDHSQVQDLLPWYANNTLQADEQQLVRAHLQTCTACQNDLQWQQKLKAGEPAASTVPNVDRALARLLPKLDRQVQAAKVNNTNNFMARLWTLFTADGKAPARWGMAVMAAQTAVIVGLVAFMALPRQDDSSYRVLGSGERSSGNIVVVFKPETTVKDIQRIMSINDARIIDGPTVTNAYLLNVDDSRLEQSIRELRSEAGIELVESLGSGAAK from the coding sequence ATGAACACGAAAACAAACCAGGTTCATCAATCTGATGAGTCTGACCATAGCCAGGTGCAGGACTTGTTGCCCTGGTATGCCAACAATACCCTGCAAGCTGATGAACAGCAGTTGGTACGAGCGCATTTGCAAACCTGCACTGCATGTCAGAATGACCTGCAATGGCAACAAAAGCTGAAGGCTGGTGAACCGGCGGCAAGTACAGTTCCCAATGTGGACAGAGCCCTCGCCCGTCTTTTACCAAAGCTGGATAGGCAAGTACAAGCAGCCAAAGTTAACAATACCAATAACTTCATGGCACGCTTGTGGACGCTGTTTACTGCGGATGGCAAGGCTCCTGCGCGTTGGGGAATGGCGGTCATGGCAGCACAAACTGCCGTCATTGTCGGACTGGTCGCGTTTATGGCACTGCCCAGGCAGGACGACAGCAGTTATCGCGTACTTGGCAGCGGTGAGCGTTCTTCCGGTAATATTGTGGTTGTATTCAAACCAGAAACCACAGTCAAAGATATACAACGCATCATGTCCATCAACGACGCCCGCATCATCGATGGCCCGACCGTCACCAATGCCTACCTGCTCAATGTCGATGATTCCAGGCTGGAGCAAAGCATCAGGGAACTGCGCTCTGAGGCGGGCATAGAGCTGGTTGAATCCCTGGGTTCGGGAGCTGCAAAATGA